A window from Littorina saxatilis isolate snail1 linkage group LG9, US_GU_Lsax_2.0, whole genome shotgun sequence encodes these proteins:
- the LOC138976141 gene encoding epididymal secretory glutathione peroxidase-like, with the protein MTSTSLVCTPGFTHQYKQLNALLSELRGGGYPVSILGVPCNQFGHQEPAANRTELHNSLRYVRPGAGYFPAFNLTGRSDVNGGDELPLYSYLKSKCAAPGHASYPKTETFWDPIKPTDITWNFEKFLIGPNGHPLLRFMPDVEPFDLRPILTEARGSDLSHHLAELELTVGERVKAKEKLKRFRHH; encoded by the exons atgacgtcaacTTCTTTGGTTTGTACCCCAGGGTTCACCCACCAGTACAAGCAGCTGAATGCACTACTCAGCGAGCTGCGGGGTGGCGGGTACCCGGTGTCCATCCTGGGCGTACCCTGCAACCAGTTCGGCCACCAGGAGCCGGCGGCTAACCGGACCGAGCTGCACAACTCCCTGCGGTACGTGCGGCCCGGTGCTGGCTACTTTCCGGCCTTCAATCTCACCGGGCGCAGCGACGTCAATGGCGGGGACGAACTGCCGCTCTACTCTTATCTCAAG TCCAAGTGTGCCGCGCCGGGTCACGCCAGCTACCCCAAAACTGAGACGTTCTGGGACCCCATCAAACCCACTGACATCACCTGGAACTTCGAGAAGTTTCTCATCGGCCCCAACGGCCACCCCCTCCTCCGTTTCATGCCGGATGTCGAGCCCTTTGACCTCCGACCCATCCTGACCGAAGCCAGAGGAAGTGACCTCAGCCACCACCTAGCGGAGCTGGAGTTGACTGTTGGGGAGAGAGTGAAGGCGAAGGAGAAATTGAAGCGATTTCGCCATCATTAA